Proteins from a single region of Sediminitomix flava:
- a CDS encoding zinc-dependent metalloprotease gives MITNKQFLGMLLLSLFSLSFAKAQSIKTYQEIIDANVTSQKGMFTVHQKDDKLYFEIPDQLLDKEMLMAARVAEVSDPSKAFAGEMRRNPLLCRFRRNEKNVYLLVDPNHYELQDDSNIKNALARQSLLPVYQTFPILAFDENKTSAVIDVTDFFSKEIELITPFASKGKPGKLDAKSSGLDQVLVFENNIEVQHFFNYTTKTTPFRAKINRSILLLPEPMMARRYDRRLNYFSTSGKTIADNGDVIGSYKNISRFRVEPKPQDREKYFRGELVEPQKPIVFYVDNGFPDRWAKHIKQGIEDWQVAFEAIGFKNAVIAKDFPKDDPTFNPNDLQHNVFRYVTTNTINAAGPRWVDPRTGEVIRSQVIWFHNVIQKLHDWYLVQTSAVDERARAKVYEDELLGRLIRYAAAHEIGHNLGFQHNMRASYAYPVESLRDAEFTQKYGTTPSIMDYARFNYIAQPGDKGVSFTPPKIGVYDMYALKWGYQLIEGIQTPEDEYDTLNQWILEKANDPRYRFTPQFAMGISDDPASQAEALGDDGVKAGTYGVKNTRYIMSNIIDWTVEEGHDYKYLDRINKALIKQYKRYLHHNISYLGGAYTYLGVEGEEKALRTPVTKKKQQEALTWLFTEITSNEWLVNPEVEKRLGDQRKDWYKFNTDILDEMMSGYIYQRMQANGNEYTADEYVLDLGELVWSLNDKKGKLTEMEMILQQAYIHNLKNMTVGVTLNKDKKQKSAFSPEEALSRGSASKVNYVDRLLRVAAYQAVERADKAIAKELEGPNRVHFMILKQMLEE, from the coding sequence ATGATAACTAACAAACAATTTTTAGGGATGCTTTTGCTTTCCCTATTTTCATTGAGCTTTGCAAAAGCCCAATCAATCAAAACTTACCAAGAAATTATAGATGCAAATGTCACTTCTCAGAAAGGGATGTTTACAGTACATCAAAAAGACGATAAATTATACTTTGAGATTCCAGATCAGCTTTTGGATAAAGAAATGCTGATGGCAGCTAGAGTAGCAGAAGTCAGTGACCCATCAAAAGCCTTTGCTGGAGAGATGCGTCGTAACCCCTTGTTATGTCGTTTTAGAAGAAATGAAAAAAATGTATACCTGTTGGTAGACCCAAATCATTATGAACTGCAAGATGATAGCAATATCAAGAATGCATTAGCTCGTCAAAGTTTGCTACCTGTTTATCAGACCTTCCCAATTTTAGCTTTTGACGAAAACAAAACTTCTGCAGTTATTGATGTAACAGATTTCTTCTCCAAAGAAATTGAATTAATTACACCATTTGCTAGCAAAGGGAAACCAGGTAAACTAGATGCTAAAAGTTCTGGTCTTGATCAAGTATTAGTTTTTGAGAATAACATTGAAGTTCAACATTTCTTTAACTACACTACGAAAACGACTCCTTTCAGAGCTAAGATTAATCGTTCGATTTTACTTTTGCCAGAACCAATGATGGCTCGTCGTTATGACCGCCGTTTGAATTATTTTAGCACAAGCGGAAAAACGATAGCTGACAATGGTGATGTCATTGGAAGTTATAAGAATATTAGTCGTTTTAGAGTGGAGCCTAAACCACAGGACAGAGAAAAATATTTCAGAGGTGAATTAGTAGAACCTCAAAAGCCAATTGTTTTTTATGTAGATAATGGTTTTCCAGATCGTTGGGCAAAACATATAAAACAAGGTATTGAAGATTGGCAAGTAGCTTTTGAAGCTATTGGTTTCAAAAATGCGGTTATCGCGAAAGACTTTCCAAAAGATGATCCTACCTTCAATCCGAATGACTTGCAACACAACGTGTTCAGATATGTGACTACAAATACAATCAATGCGGCAGGGCCTCGTTGGGTTGATCCCCGTACAGGTGAAGTGATTCGTAGTCAGGTTATTTGGTTTCACAATGTAATTCAGAAATTGCACGATTGGTATTTGGTACAAACTTCGGCTGTAGACGAAAGGGCTAGGGCGAAAGTATATGAAGACGAATTACTTGGGCGACTAATCCGTTATGCAGCAGCACATGAGATAGGGCATAATCTTGGATTTCAGCACAACATGAGAGCATCTTACGCTTATCCTGTAGAATCTTTGAGAGATGCTGAATTTACACAGAAGTATGGTACTACACCATCCATCATGGATTACGCTCGTTTCAATTATATTGCACAACCAGGCGATAAAGGCGTGTCTTTCACTCCTCCTAAAATTGGTGTTTACGATATGTATGCACTAAAATGGGGATATCAATTGATTGAAGGTATTCAAACACCAGAAGATGAGTATGACACTTTGAATCAATGGATTTTGGAAAAAGCGAATGACCCTCGTTATCGTTTTACACCACAATTTGCAATGGGCATCTCTGATGACCCAGCGTCTCAAGCTGAAGCTCTTGGCGATGACGGTGTGAAAGCAGGAACGTACGGCGTGAAGAATACTCGTTATATCATGTCAAATATCATTGACTGGACAGTAGAAGAAGGGCATGATTATAAGTATTTGGATCGAATCAATAAAGCACTGATAAAACAGTATAAAAGATATTTACACCACAATATTTCGTATTTGGGCGGAGCTTATACTTACTTAGGTGTGGAAGGTGAAGAAAAAGCCTTGAGAACTCCTGTAACGAAGAAAAAGCAACAAGAAGCCTTAACTTGGTTGTTTACAGAAATCACTTCAAATGAATGGTTGGTCAATCCAGAGGTAGAAAAACGTTTAGGCGATCAGCGTAAAGATTGGTATAAGTTTAATACAGATATCTTGGATGAGATGATGAGCGGCTACATATACCAACGTATGCAAGCTAATGGAAATGAATATACTGCAGATGAGTATGTCCTTGATTTGGGCGAATTGGTTTGGAGTTTAAATGATAAAAAAGGAAAGTTGACAGAAATGGAAATGATCCTTCAGCAAGCATATATTCATAACCTCAAAAACATGACCGTAGGTGTAACTTTGAATAAGGACAAAAAACAAAAATCAGCGTTTAGTCCTGAAGAAGCTTTGTCAAGAGGTAGTGCATCCAAAGTGAATTATGTTGACAGGCTGTTGAGGGTAGCGGCATACCAAGCGGTTGAACGAGCAGATAAAGCCATAGCAAAAGAGTTGGAAGGCCCGAACAGAGTTCATTTCATGATATTGAAGCAAATGCTTGAAGAATAG
- a CDS encoding RagB/SusD family nutrient uptake outer membrane protein — protein sequence MKNKLVFILLTFSTLLTSCDSFLNRSSETSIPKDDVFEDMEGATMALTSAYQLLADSYFYRRNTILYPALKGGEIKYGKRISSAQKNAWRAAYEFDHIEDDSQDDRMFLSYRTGYDLMNRVNNIINYIHLVQDGSEAERNQILGEALTIRAIAHLEISKLYAQPYSFSANAQHLGIVTLEKTPDVFEQPKRARLYQTYDQIVKDLEEAITLMTINRSGTYTKSWLNKAAAQAFLSRVYLYQEDWNSVVDVSSELISSSEFSLANHQNYLLSWTERYQLSTEDLWVVDMNGTQAEEMSMLIGKSNDGGNEFAVTKDLIELFNEGDIRKELYALNTSEDTICLKFHSKDMFENFVRGIRLSEVYLNRAEAAVMMGDYVTARSDLNILRKRANPDAEDIKLSGQALIEEIYKERRRELALEGHAYYDIIRTGREVMRTDFNGALNQTVSAGDYKQILPIPDYAIEPNVNMEQNEGY from the coding sequence ATGAAAAATAAATTAGTATTCATACTTCTAACATTTAGTACCCTACTGACATCTTGTGATAGCTTTTTGAATAGAAGTTCGGAAACATCGATTCCTAAAGATGATGTGTTTGAAGATATGGAAGGAGCTACTATGGCTCTGACTAGTGCTTATCAGTTATTGGCGGACAGTTACTTTTACCGACGAAATACAATTTTGTATCCTGCACTGAAGGGGGGAGAAATCAAATATGGCAAAAGAATTAGTTCTGCTCAAAAAAATGCATGGAGAGCAGCCTACGAATTTGACCATATTGAAGATGATAGCCAAGACGACCGAATGTTTTTGAGTTATCGAACAGGCTATGACTTGATGAATAGAGTCAATAATATCATCAATTATATTCATTTAGTACAAGATGGAAGTGAAGCTGAACGTAATCAAATCTTAGGAGAGGCTTTAACGATACGTGCGATTGCTCATTTGGAGATAAGTAAATTGTACGCTCAGCCTTATTCTTTTTCTGCAAATGCACAGCATTTAGGTATTGTAACCTTAGAAAAAACACCTGATGTTTTTGAGCAACCGAAAAGGGCAAGGTTATACCAAACCTATGATCAAATAGTCAAAGATTTGGAAGAAGCAATTACGTTGATGACGATAAACAGATCGGGTACTTATACAAAGTCCTGGCTGAATAAAGCGGCTGCTCAAGCATTTTTGTCTAGAGTTTATTTATATCAAGAAGACTGGAATTCAGTAGTAGATGTTTCCAGTGAATTGATTTCTAGCTCAGAGTTTAGTTTAGCCAATCATCAAAACTACCTATTGTCATGGACGGAGAGATATCAATTATCAACTGAAGATCTTTGGGTTGTAGATATGAATGGAACCCAAGCTGAAGAAATGTCTATGCTTATTGGGAAAAGTAATGATGGAGGAAATGAATTTGCGGTAACTAAAGATCTAATCGAGCTTTTCAACGAAGGTGATATTCGCAAAGAACTTTATGCCCTTAATACAAGTGAAGACACAATTTGCTTGAAATTTCATTCAAAAGATATGTTTGAAAACTTCGTAAGAGGGATTCGTTTGAGTGAAGTTTACCTCAACAGAGCAGAAGCTGCAGTGATGATGGGAGATTATGTCACTGCACGTAGTGATCTGAATATTCTAAGAAAGAGAGCAAATCCAGATGCAGAAGATATCAAACTATCGGGGCAAGCACTGATTGAAGAAATTTATAAGGAGAGAAGGCGAGAATTGGCATTGGAAGGTCATGCCTATTATGACATCATCCGAACAGGGAGAGAAGTGATGAGGACTGATTTTAATGGAGCTCTAAATCAGACAGTATCTGCAGGAGACTATAAGCAAATCTTACCAATTCCTGATTATGCCATTGAGCCTAATGTCAATATGGAACAAAACGAAGGATATTAA
- a CDS encoding SusC/RagA family TonB-linked outer membrane protein: MIFTEKQTSESRILNSHSILFAFFLLIILSPVEGFGQTVTISGKVTNAQTEEPLIGATVLVKGSRQGTITDFDGTYKISISSKDQVELLFSYIGMKTKAIAVGNQTVVNASLEQDEEMLEEVIVVGYGNEKTKESIVGSVSKVEAEDLRMEITTQSADQLLEGVVAGVQVQKESGDIGAPVSIKIRGQGSLSAVTNSDIVASSEPLYILDGVPMYDIYEPSSANQFGDSKISVLSMINPDDIESITVLKDATAAAIYGSNASNGVVLITTKKGRKGKMKVDFSQTVSISNAINQVEMLSTDQYVELFIDTYTNSGYTEARAYEELYRLGYNPDKYVDTNWRDILLQQAVSTQTNLSLSGGVENINYRISTTYGDYETITQGNLAQRFTTRMSLNIKPSEKSFVDFNMGFSYQNKEVVPYSAYPFFPFLSPYNEDGSFNNSAPFDRQLNPVAGLHQNSQWNKNYLTNGSLKVGYNIIDGLTVSNMLGMDVYHKQSYTFASKENGKGYSRGGYITDYRENNVKWINVSQLSYDKKFADKHIISSSIGFQIENRELSGLRAQESNLATEKVTIPGLGPNENTSVSGTQHSEGSISTFGRLDYTYDSRYNFAVSVRQDASSMFGGDYSADIFTSFGASWVISNEAFMANSPFSLLKLRGSYGKTGNSRIGSYASQGLYSYNSSGYNGSIGLTPSTSPNPDLGWENRYKSNLAVDMGFKKFNVTVEYYHDYIRDAISSMAAIPEAGFSSVSVNTADMINQGVELTLGANHIEIADGFHWNSNFNIATNKNEITKLANSKDYFTESTYYANGLFVGKDVSSFLGSVYHGVNPQTGAPQWILADGSISEDGKTANDIENRQVIGKSNPDAYGGWMNTFFYKNFQLGVKLTYEIGGELILPYEYVYDNSDGKQINVRNQSVNQLDRWQEPGDITNVPKPTLSTYNSKYSTRFMYDRTHIKLHSISLGYNFPSKICSKIGMSALKLTGEVVNLGYWYKEKSEEGRNGLKEYRYAFPEARSFTFGLKASF; encoded by the coding sequence ATGATTTTTACAGAGAAACAAACTTCTGAGAGTCGAATTTTAAACTCTCACAGTATCCTTTTTGCCTTTTTTTTACTGATAATCTTATCTCCTGTTGAAGGTTTTGGACAGACAGTTACGATTTCTGGAAAGGTGACAAATGCTCAGACCGAAGAACCCTTGATTGGAGCTACGGTATTGGTAAAAGGAAGTAGGCAAGGTACAATCACTGATTTTGACGGCACTTATAAAATTTCAATTTCTAGCAAAGACCAAGTCGAACTCTTGTTTTCATACATAGGCATGAAAACAAAAGCGATTGCGGTCGGGAATCAGACTGTCGTAAACGCGAGTTTGGAGCAGGATGAAGAAATGCTCGAAGAAGTAATTGTAGTAGGTTATGGCAATGAAAAGACCAAAGAATCTATTGTAGGTAGTGTCAGTAAAGTAGAAGCTGAAGACCTGCGAATGGAAATTACAACGCAGAGTGCTGACCAATTGCTAGAAGGTGTAGTGGCAGGGGTGCAGGTTCAGAAAGAAAGTGGAGATATTGGTGCTCCTGTAAGTATAAAAATTCGTGGACAAGGTTCACTTTCTGCAGTAACAAATAGTGATATTGTAGCTTCTTCAGAACCGCTTTATATTCTAGATGGAGTACCTATGTACGATATCTATGAGCCAAGTTCAGCAAATCAGTTTGGAGATTCTAAAATCAGTGTACTTTCTATGATTAACCCAGATGATATTGAAAGTATTACAGTACTTAAAGATGCAACAGCAGCTGCTATTTATGGTTCGAATGCTTCTAACGGTGTTGTTTTAATTACCACTAAAAAAGGTAGAAAAGGTAAAATGAAAGTAGACTTTTCTCAAACAGTGAGTATTTCAAATGCGATTAACCAAGTAGAAATGCTGAGTACAGATCAGTATGTTGAACTTTTTATTGATACTTATACGAACTCTGGGTATACAGAAGCAAGAGCTTACGAAGAATTGTACAGACTAGGTTATAATCCTGATAAATATGTAGATACAAACTGGCGTGATATTTTATTACAACAAGCTGTAAGTACACAAACTAACTTGTCTCTTTCAGGAGGAGTGGAAAATATAAATTACCGTATTTCTACCACTTATGGAGATTACGAAACGATTACTCAAGGGAATCTGGCACAAAGATTTACAACACGTATGTCTTTAAATATAAAACCTTCTGAAAAATCGTTTGTCGATTTCAATATGGGATTTAGTTACCAGAACAAAGAAGTAGTTCCATATTCAGCATATCCATTTTTCCCTTTTCTTTCTCCCTACAACGAAGATGGCTCATTCAATAATTCAGCCCCTTTTGATAGGCAATTGAACCCTGTAGCTGGTTTACATCAGAATAGTCAGTGGAATAAAAACTATTTAACAAATGGAAGCTTGAAGGTTGGTTATAATATTATTGATGGACTGACAGTAAGTAATATGCTAGGGATGGATGTGTATCACAAGCAGTCTTACACTTTTGCCTCTAAAGAAAATGGAAAAGGATATAGTAGGGGAGGTTACATTACAGATTATAGAGAGAATAATGTAAAGTGGATTAATGTATCTCAATTGAGTTATGATAAGAAGTTTGCAGACAAGCACATTATTTCTAGTTCAATTGGGTTCCAGATTGAGAATAGAGAATTATCGGGTCTGAGAGCACAAGAAAGTAATTTAGCTACGGAAAAAGTCACTATTCCGGGTTTGGGACCAAATGAGAATACCTCAGTTTCTGGTACACAACATTCAGAGGGTAGTATCAGTACTTTTGGTCGTTTGGATTATACATATGATAGCCGATACAACTTTGCTGTAAGTGTTCGACAAGATGCTTCAAGTATGTTTGGTGGAGATTACTCTGCCGATATTTTTACATCTTTTGGTGCTTCTTGGGTTATTTCGAATGAAGCATTTATGGCAAACTCACCATTTAGTTTGCTGAAATTAAGAGGTTCTTATGGTAAAACAGGAAACTCTAGAATTGGTAGTTATGCCTCACAAGGTTTGTATTCTTATAATTCATCTGGTTATAACGGAAGTATCGGTTTAACTCCTTCTACTTCTCCAAATCCCGATTTAGGATGGGAAAACAGGTATAAGTCAAATCTTGCTGTTGATATGGGATTCAAAAAATTCAATGTCACTGTAGAATATTATCATGACTATATCAGAGATGCAATTTCAAGCATGGCAGCTATTCCTGAGGCTGGTTTTAGCTCTGTGTCAGTAAATACTGCAGACATGATTAACCAAGGGGTGGAACTTACCTTGGGTGCAAATCATATTGAAATTGCGGATGGTTTCCATTGGAATTCAAATTTCAATATTGCGACCAATAAGAACGAAATTACAAAACTAGCGAATAGTAAAGATTACTTTACGGAGTCTACTTACTATGCAAATGGTCTTTTTGTAGGGAAAGATGTATCCAGCTTTTTAGGTTCTGTGTATCATGGCGTAAACCCTCAGACGGGAGCTCCTCAGTGGATTTTAGCTGATGGAAGCATTTCAGAAGATGGAAAAACTGCAAATGATATTGAGAACCGCCAAGTTATCGGGAAGAGCAACCCTGATGCTTATGGTGGATGGATGAACACATTTTTCTATAAAAACTTTCAACTAGGAGTGAAGCTTACTTACGAAATAGGTGGAGAGCTTATTTTACCTTATGAATATGTCTATGACAACTCAGATGGAAAGCAAATTAATGTTCGTAATCAATCTGTGAATCAATTAGACCGTTGGCAGGAACCAGGAGATATAACTAATGTACCAAAACCTACGCTATCTACTTATAACTCAAAGTATAGTACGAGGTTTATGTACGACAGAACGCATATCAAGCTTCATAGTATTAGTTTAGGTTATAATTTCCCTTCTAAAATCTGTAGTAAGATTGGAATGTCAGCCTTGAAACTGACTGGAGAGGTTGTCAATTTGGGGTATTGGTACAAAGAAAAGTCGGAAGAAGGTCGTAATGGCTTAAAAGAATACCGTTATGCTTTTCCCGAAGCCCGTTCTTTCACATTTGGTCTAAAAGCAAGCTTCTAA
- a CDS encoding PepSY-associated TM helix domain-containing protein has protein sequence MAKSKFKSMMGEIHLWLGVASGLVLFIVCLTGTILTFRLEIRHFLNDGWHVEVPANKEFLSINKVAWQVQKAEKKGVKSIYVPAEDDKPYEYELRPEKGQRFGKVLRINPYDGTVLSEGNPKIDDFFRTMTQLHRWLLLQDVRYGEKKDIILGRHIVGWSTVIFIIISLTGLILWWPKRWKQLKHGLKVKWNGSAYRLNYDLHNTLGFYTLPLCLLMAFTGLFWSFGWYRDAVEPIMGAKFGQAPFRPAKIERDKSKRLLSPEAAMEKAGLVIDHEHGTYISYPRTRSGAISVTQQAEGYEWMPYAENVYEIHSETGEILNQQLFKDFTFGEKIANQIKPLHLGSFAGSFSKWIYFITCLIATSFPITGIIIWLKKLKIKRNKKQKLKKKKTLQDA, from the coding sequence TTGGCAAAAAGTAAGTTCAAAAGCATGATGGGTGAAATCCATCTTTGGTTAGGAGTAGCGAGTGGCTTAGTTCTTTTTATTGTCTGTTTGACAGGAACGATACTTACATTCCGATTAGAAATCAGACATTTTCTGAATGATGGATGGCATGTAGAAGTTCCTGCGAATAAGGAATTTTTGTCTATCAACAAAGTTGCTTGGCAAGTTCAGAAAGCAGAAAAGAAAGGCGTTAAATCGATCTATGTTCCAGCAGAAGATGATAAACCATATGAGTATGAACTAAGACCTGAAAAAGGGCAAAGATTCGGGAAAGTACTCCGAATAAACCCTTATGATGGAACAGTGTTGTCAGAGGGGAACCCTAAAATAGACGATTTCTTCCGTACAATGACACAACTTCACCGTTGGTTATTGTTGCAAGATGTTCGATACGGAGAGAAAAAAGATATTATTCTAGGAAGACATATCGTTGGTTGGTCTACGGTCATTTTCATTATAATTTCTCTTACAGGACTTATTTTATGGTGGCCCAAAAGATGGAAACAACTAAAACATGGCTTAAAGGTAAAATGGAATGGAAGTGCCTACAGACTGAATTATGACCTCCATAATACACTTGGTTTCTATACTTTACCACTTTGTCTTTTGATGGCTTTTACAGGTTTGTTCTGGTCCTTTGGTTGGTATAGAGATGCTGTTGAGCCGATTATGGGTGCAAAGTTTGGACAAGCTCCATTTAGACCTGCAAAAATTGAACGAGATAAATCAAAACGCTTATTGTCACCAGAGGCAGCCATGGAAAAGGCCGGCTTAGTTATAGATCACGAGCACGGTACATACATTAGTTACCCTCGTACCAGATCAGGAGCGATAAGTGTTACCCAACAAGCAGAAGGTTATGAGTGGATGCCATACGCAGAAAATGTATATGAAATTCATTCTGAAACTGGAGAAATACTCAACCAACAACTTTTTAAAGACTTTACTTTTGGTGAAAAGATCGCCAACCAAATTAAGCCTTTGCACTTAGGTTCTTTCGCCGGATCTTTTAGTAAGTGGATTTATTTTATCACTTGTTTGATCGCTACTTCATTCCCGATTACAGGGATAATCATTTGGCTAAAAAAGCTAAAGATTAAGCGAAACAAAAAGCAAAAGCTGAAAAAGAAGAAAACACTACAAGACGCATAG
- a CDS encoding arylsulfatase, with the protein MTSKDLLKGLGLGSALIGAALPSVAEDGGKPEAKKNERPNILVIWGDDIGVHNISAYNHGIMGYQTPNIDRLAKEGAMFTDYYGQQSSTAGRASFITGQHPFRTGLLTIGMPGSDHGIPDWAPTLADLLKEYDYATAQMGKNHLGDQDKHLPTNHGFDEFFGNLYHLNAEEEPETYYYPKDPEFREEFGPRGVIRASADGPVKDTGPMTRKRMETADEEFLSEAMGFVEKNAKAEQPFFLWMNTTRMHVWTRLKEEAKGRTGIGIYPDGMVEHDDHVGMILDQLEELGIDDNTIVIYSTDNGAETVTWPDGGITPFHGEKGTTWEGGFRVPALVRWPGVIEPGTKINEIMSHEDWIPTLMAAIGEDNIVEDLKEGREFNGKEWRVHLDGHNFLPYFKGEATEGPRETIYYFTQAGELNAVRWNDWKVNFASYEGNIATGVRTITNWPQLVHLKADPYEKAVHESSMYLRWYADNMWLFVPVKQKIGEFFQTIPGHPFQEGQSLNAAGISYQSMKLQKILTQAAQNAPRN; encoded by the coding sequence ATGACTTCAAAAGATTTATTAAAAGGCTTAGGATTAGGCTCTGCACTTATAGGGGCGGCCCTTCCTTCAGTGGCAGAAGACGGTGGTAAACCAGAGGCTAAAAAGAACGAACGTCCTAACATTCTTGTGATTTGGGGAGATGACATTGGTGTACATAACATTTCTGCTTACAATCATGGTATTATGGGCTACCAAACTCCAAATATTGATCGTTTGGCAAAAGAAGGAGCGATGTTCACAGACTACTACGGACAACAATCGTCTACTGCTGGACGAGCGTCTTTCATCACAGGACAACACCCGTTTCGTACAGGCCTTTTGACAATCGGTATGCCTGGTTCTGATCATGGTATTCCTGATTGGGCACCAACACTAGCCGATCTTTTGAAAGAATATGATTATGCAACAGCTCAAATGGGTAAAAACCACTTGGGTGACCAAGATAAACACCTTCCTACAAATCATGGTTTTGATGAGTTCTTCGGTAATCTTTACCACTTGAATGCTGAGGAAGAGCCTGAAACGTATTACTATCCGAAAGACCCAGAGTTCCGTGAAGAATTTGGACCAAGAGGAGTAATCAGAGCATCTGCAGATGGACCTGTAAAAGATACAGGACCAATGACGAGAAAGCGTATGGAAACAGCAGATGAAGAGTTTCTTTCTGAAGCAATGGGTTTTGTAGAGAAGAATGCGAAAGCAGAACAACCATTTTTCTTGTGGATGAATACAACGCGTATGCACGTTTGGACTCGCTTGAAAGAAGAAGCAAAAGGACGTACTGGTATTGGTATTTACCCTGATGGAATGGTAGAGCATGATGATCATGTAGGAATGATCTTAGATCAATTAGAAGAGCTTGGAATTGATGACAATACAATTGTAATCTACTCTACAGACAACGGAGCCGAGACCGTAACATGGCCTGATGGAGGTATTACACCATTCCACGGAGAAAAAGGTACAACTTGGGAAGGTGGATTCCGTGTACCTGCATTGGTAAGATGGCCAGGTGTTATTGAGCCAGGTACAAAAATCAATGAAATCATGTCTCACGAAGACTGGATACCTACTTTAATGGCAGCAATTGGAGAAGATAATATTGTAGAAGACCTTAAAGAAGGACGTGAGTTTAATGGAAAAGAATGGAGAGTTCATTTAGATGGGCATAACTTCTTACCATATTTCAAAGGTGAAGCTACGGAAGGACCTCGTGAAACAATCTACTACTTCACACAGGCAGGAGAGCTAAATGCTGTACGTTGGAATGACTGGAAAGTGAATTTTGCATCTTATGAAGGTAATATTGCTACTGGAGTAAGAACAATCACAAACTGGCCCCAATTGGTACACTTAAAAGCTGATCCTTACGAGAAGGCAGTTCACGAATCTTCTATGTATTTACGTTGGTATGCCGATAATATGTGGCTATTTGTTCCTGTAAAGCAAAAAATAGGAGAGTTCTTCCAAACTATTCCAGGACATCCTTTCCAAGAAGGGCAAAGTTTGAATGCTGCAGGAATTAGTTATCAGTCAATGAAGCTTCAGAAAATATTGACTCAAGCAGCCCAAAATGCTCCAAGAAACTAA
- a CDS encoding helix-turn-helix transcriptional regulator, whose protein sequence is MKETQYPILELPEDGLIDDVEKYKQVLGGTYCKNELHFDNELLKGKIFSTSISDEVSVSFYETEFKETAILRRSENENRDAIRINFLLELESNRDININGASYNSGIGLILGKQKETYIIPQGKANWMVFQFTQKILKEAYPSEAAELLQSYFNEQELVLFFEQLRAPLKKRVLQIQQLLSERPYLFFYEVKGIALDLFVKAGKLFYERVLIEKGIQLVDSETMEALFKVKSILEQSVDNPPTIEALSKESGMNIRKLQRLFKQVFGLTVFGYLNVYRQEEALRLLQNSTFNFSEIADQLGYSSLSHFSSSFKKYHGVPPKDFKMLIQDFR, encoded by the coding sequence ATGAAAGAGACTCAATATCCAATATTAGAACTACCAGAAGACGGATTAATAGATGATGTTGAGAAATATAAACAAGTACTTGGAGGTACATACTGCAAGAATGAATTGCATTTTGATAATGAGCTTTTGAAAGGCAAAATTTTTAGTACCTCAATTTCAGATGAAGTTTCAGTCAGTTTTTATGAAACAGAATTTAAAGAAACCGCTATTCTAAGACGTTCTGAAAATGAAAATAGAGATGCGATTCGGATTAACTTTTTACTTGAATTAGAATCAAATCGTGACATAAATATCAATGGGGCATCGTATAACTCGGGTATAGGTCTGATTTTAGGAAAGCAAAAAGAAACTTATATTATCCCTCAAGGAAAAGCCAATTGGATGGTTTTTCAGTTTACACAAAAAATTCTGAAGGAAGCATACCCAAGCGAAGCCGCCGAGCTTTTGCAGAGTTATTTTAATGAACAAGAACTAGTCTTATTTTTTGAACAGCTTAGAGCGCCTTTGAAAAAAAGAGTTTTACAGATTCAACAATTACTTTCAGAAAGACCGTATTTGTTTTTTTATGAGGTAAAAGGAATTGCTTTGGATCTCTTTGTAAAAGCGGGTAAACTATTTTATGAAAGAGTATTAATTGAAAAAGGAATACAATTGGTAGACTCCGAAACGATGGAAGCTCTTTTTAAAGTGAAATCGATTCTAGAACAATCCGTAGACAATCCTCCAACCATAGAGGCGCTTTCGAAAGAATCGGGAATGAACATCAGAAAACTTCAGCGTCTTTTTAAACAAGTATTTGGATTGACTGTGTTTGGGTATTTGAATGTGTATAGACAGGAAGAAGCATTGCGATTACTCCAAAATTCTACATTCAATTTCTCAGAAATAGCTGATCAGTTGGGCTATTCTAGTTTGAGTCATTTTTCATCATCCTTCAAAAAGTATCATGGAGTTCCCCCGAAAGATTTCAAAATGCTGATTCAAGACTTTAGGTAA